The window CGCTCCACGAAAGGATCAAAACGACGTCGCCCAGTGGCAGATCAAAACAAATTCCGGTTCGAGTTCGTCCTCTTCCTTTCTCCCCTACCCCCGTGTGTCCCCGTGATCGCGAAACCACCACACAGATCGGACTCTCTCCTTCTCTCGTTCACTTTCTTACAATGAAGATTTTTCATCTCTTCCTAATTTCTTCACTTCTCTTCTCATTTTCAAGGGTTTGCTCTCTTTTTCTATCtctttaatataattagaTCTGATATTGATAATTCTTTTCATTGATTCAATATTTGCTCGTTTTATTATCGTAGGCTGAAGATACTGGATCCGTTTTCTTCATCGATAGTTCAACTCATCAATTTCTTCGCACTCAATCAACCGGCGATGTTGCTCAggtatttatttgttttctcCTAATTCATTCCAATAATTTGTAATCAggtttcatttatttataatttatgatgAACTTTAAGTATCAATAGATTGTGTGGATGGTTACTTTTAGTTGGCTAGAAAATGTAAAGTTGGttaattttgttgtatttAGCTGTTTTACTATGTATaataacttttcttttttgaattgGTTAATAATAAAGATTGCGGTTCTGATAACtgatattatcattttactgCAATGTTTTTTAGATGATAAATCCCTTTGATTAGGTATGATCAAGCGGATTTGGACCTACTTAGATTCACATTTGATAGTAGGAGAAGTATTTTGTCcacaacctttttttttttcaagtttcgTTCTGCATGTTAAGATTGGAGTATCTTATGCTATTCATGCTTCTAAGTTTTTAGACgcattttgttcttttctctCACTTTCAGTGTCCCTCCTCccccccccctttttttttttttaactttaacaGTCGCAATCAATGCTGCTGCATGAAGTTGGTGCTGCTGTATCAGTCTTGCTTGGCTTTGCACCACCTACTACGCTTTCAGCTGCCGGTTCATCTAAGGTGTCTTTTTACTCACGAGTCCTGACTAATAAAtctttttgatttctttttgtttttgttttgttcatAGAATCTTTTGTTTAAAGGTGTTATTGCTGTTTTGCAGCTGAATGAGGTTCTCATTCCAAATCCATTTGATAGACCCCGTGCTGTTTTTCTGCTTGAAGTCACTGGAGTTGATGGTACCTGCACGTATCTCAAAGTTTATTTTCTCtctgttttcttcttcactcaGTCCCCCATGTCCATTTTGTTTAATGAATGTTTTTCGACCTCCAGATCCTCTTGTTGTAGACCCCAAGAATGCTCTCTTCATCAATGCCTTGAAGAGAAGTGTTGATCTTGGTTCAAGAGCAGACATTCAGCTTCCAGGTACCTGACCATTTGTCaagatgtaaaaaaaaaaaaaatgtaaaactgTCAGACTCTAGTCATGACTTTCATTGTGTTGAAGATTTTCCCCCAAATGTATATATTCATTAGGATTTGTTCATTatatgaattttcttgcagATGAAGAGGAAGTCTCTGTGATTTCTTTGGATGAGCCTCTGGGAGATTACACTGAAGAAGAGATCAatgattttgttagtttattaTTCTAGGCTTTAGTTGACATCTCTGTTGTTTGTCGTCCATTTGATTGCTTATTTGGGTCTCACACGTGACAGTGAAGTGGTTTTATGTATCTGTTTAGGCATCTTGGTTGGGTGGATCATATGTTACTGATGCTACGGAACCTCTGCAAGGAGTCTTGACTATTCCCTTGGCAAATGGTGACAATGTGAATTTTCATATGTCAAAGGTATCATTCAGGAGctaatattttatgttttcctGTTTATGAATTGTTCTTGACTGACACTGTTATAGTAGTAGCAGTAGTATTTTGTCTTGAATTCTCAATTACCTCATTGAGAGCtctaggttttgattttttgcaGAAAGTACATAGGGAATTTGCATCAAAACTGTTGGCTCTGTCCCACAATATAAGGAAAGCAATGAAGATGCATGCAGATTTGTCACAGACTTTGCACAGACCTGCTGAGTTAATAATGGGTTCTTTTGATGCGATTAAGGTGCTAAACATACCGACTTGATCTGGCTAATACTAACTATTATTTGGTTTCTTAGATTGGTGTCTTGTCTG is drawn from Theobroma cacao cultivar B97-61/B2 chromosome 4, Criollo_cocoa_genome_V2, whole genome shotgun sequence and contains these coding sequences:
- the LOC18602750 gene encoding uncharacterized protein LOC18602750, yielding MKIFHLFLISSLLFSFSRAEDTGSVFFIDSSTHQFLRTQSTGDVAQSQSMLLHEVGAAVSVLLGFAPPTTLSAAGSSKLNEVLIPNPFDRPRAVFLLEVTGVDDPLVVDPKNALFINALKRSVDLGSRADIQLPDEEEVSVISLDEPLGDYTEEEINDFASWLGGSYVTDATEPLQGVLTIPLANGDNVNFHMSKKVHREFASKLLALSHNIRKAMKMHADLSQTLHRPAELIMGSFDAIKALQEQHDADGINKQGMRLQLATISKIFDSLLTAYEGEIVGAIVFNGVPQPESKTLMNVMFTSRPSPRWLAEKIRSQNTTDAAQVLVRRTLAWVTGLVLVIATLLGVYFLLNMPLTRDTLLYSNVKLD